One window of the Populus nigra chromosome 4, ddPopNigr1.1, whole genome shotgun sequence genome contains the following:
- the LOC133692351 gene encoding uncharacterized protein LOC133692351, translating into MAASTSPCLSMNEKKHWWLSNRKIVDKYIKDARNLIASEEQSEIASALKLLDAALALSPRLEVALELKARSLLYLRRFKEVADMLQDYIPSLKMANDDSGSISSSDSSSQQLSRERVKLLPSDNSDPSFKCFSVSDLKKKVMAGLCKNCDKEGQWRYLVLGQACCHLGLMEDAMVLLQTGKRLTTAAFRRQSISWSEDSFSLSNFPISSDISTSTAPPTPPRNLTESESVTQLLAHIKLLLRRRTAALAALDAGLYSEAIRHFTKILEGRRGAPQGFLAECYMHRAYAYKASGRIAESIADCNKTLALEPACIQALDTRASLLETIRCLPDCLHDLEHLKLLYNSILRDRKLPGPAWKRHKVRYREIPGKLCALTTKIQELKKRVASGETRNVDYYALIGLRRGCSRSELERAHLLLSLRHKPDKSINFVERCDFANDMDLESVKDRAKMSALLLYRLLQKGYSNVMSTIMDEEAAEKQRKKAAAIQTQQTTQNAKMESNPSAVEISGPNRINSNENKVASASSGSNTASVFQGVFCRDLAAVGNLLSQAGFNRPLAVKFEALSC; encoded by the exons atGGCTGCTTCTACTTCTCCTTGTCTAAGTATGAATGAAAAGAAGCACTGGTGGCTAAGCAACCGGAAG ATTGTGGACAAGTACATTAAAGATGCAAGAAACCTGATTGCAAGCGAAGAACAGAGCGAGATTGCGTCGGCTCTTAAGCTTCTAGACGCGGCACTTGCACTCTCTCCTCGCCTAGAAGTAGCTCTTGAACTCAAAGCAAGATCTTTGCTCTATCTTAGGCGATTCAAGGAGGTGGCTGATATGCTTCAAGACTACATTCCTAGCCTTAAAATGGCTAACGACGATTCGGGATCTATTTCTTCTTCTGATAGTTCTTCTCAGCAGCTTTCAAGAGAGCGAGTTAAGCTGCTGCCTTCAGATAACTCTGATCCAAGTTTCAAGTGTTTCTCTGTCTCCgacttgaagaagaaagtgaTGGCCGGACTCTGTAAAAATTGCGATAAAGAAGGGCAATGGAG GTACCTGGTTTTAGGCCAAGCTTGCTGCCATCTAGGTCTAATGGAGGATGCCATGGTGCTTCTCCAGACCGGAAAACGCCTGACAACTGCTGCATTCCGCCGTCAAAGCATTTCCTGGTCCGAGGACAGCTTCTCTCTCTCAAACTTCCCAATCTCCAGCGATATATCCACATCGACAGCCCCACCTACCCCACCGAGAAATTTAACCGAATCTGAAAGCGTTACGCAACTCCTTGCCCACATTAAGCTACTGCTTCGCCGCCGAACAGCCGCGCTGGCGGCCCTGGATGCTGGCCTCTATTCCGAGGCCATCCGCCACTTCACTAAGATCTTGGAGGGCCGACGAGGGGCCCCACAGGGATTCCTTGCTGAATGCTATATGCATAGAGCTTATGCATACAAAGCATCAGGAAGAATTGCAGAGTCCATTGCTGATTGCAACAAGACTTTAGCTTTAGAACCCGCCTGCATTCAGGCGCTTGATACAAGAGCTTCTCTTCTGGAAACAATCCGGTGCTTGCCCGATTGTTTACATGATCTGGAGCACTTGAAACTACTGTATAATTCAATCTTGAGGGATAGGAAGCTACCAGGTCCTGCTTGGAAGCGGCACAAGGTTAGGTACAGAGAGATTCCTGGGAAACTTTGTGCATTGACTACCAAgattcaagaactgaagaagagAGTTGCTTCTGGGGAGACTAGAAATGTTGATTATTATGCTTTGATTGGATTAAGGCGTGGGTGTTCGAGATCCGAATTAGAGAGAGCTCATCTGTTATTGAGTTTGAGGCACAAGCCTGATAAGTCTATAAATTTCGTTGAGAGGTGTGACTTTGCAAATGATATGGATCTTGAATCGGTAAAAGACCGAGCAAAAATGTCTGCTTTGTTGCTCTATAGATTGCTTCAAAAGGGTTATTCCAACGTCATGTCAACAATCATGGATGAAGAGGCTGCAgagaagcaaagaaagaaagcagcAGCCATTCAAACCCAACAGACAACTCAAAATGCCAAAATGGAATCGAACCCATCTGCAGTGGAGATTTCTGGTCCCAATAGGATCAATTCCAATGAAAATAAAGTGGCATCTGCATCTTCAGGGAGCAACACTGCATCTGTCTTTCAAGGGGTGTTTTGCCGCGACCTTGCTGCGGTTGGGAATTTGCTATCACAAGCTGGGTTTAACCGTCCTCTTGCAGTGAAATTCGAAGCATTAAGCTGCTAA